The Vicinamibacterales bacterium DNA window ATCGGTGAGCCGCGATCCGACAGGTCCAAACGCGGTTCAGGACACAACTGATCCATGAAGCCCCTGCTCGAAGCGATTCAGCGCAACAGGCTGCTCTGGCTGCTGGCTTTCGTGCCGGTGGTGTTCGCCGCCCGACAGGTCAATCACGAGGCGCACACGCGGCTCTTCGTGCTGTCCGTGCTGGCTATCGTGCCGTTGACCGTGCTCCTGAGCCAGGCCACCGAATCCGTCGCTGCCAAGACCGGCGATGCCGTCGGTGGCCTGCTGAATGCCACGCTCGGAAACCTGGCAGAACTGGTGATCGCGCTGGCTGCCCTGCGCGCCGGGCAATACACGCTGGTGAAGGCGTCCATCGCCGGCCCGATTGTCACCAACACGTTGTTCATCCTCGGTGCGTCGTTTCTGCTTGGCGGACTCAAGCACCACGAGCAGGAATACAACCGCGTCAGCGCCCGCATGCAGGCGGGCCTGCTGTTCCTGGCCACGGTTGCACTGCTGATTCCCTCGGCCATCTCGCATGCCGACGTCGCGGCGGCGGCGTTCAGCCACAAACTGAGCGTGGGCCTCGCCGTGCTGCTCATCGTCACCTACGGACTGAGCATGCTGTTCTCGCTCAGGACCCACCGCGAGTGGTTTGGCAGCGTGGGACATGCGGAGGCCGGCGAAGCGCCGTGGCCGATGGGCGTGGCCCTGACGACGCTGGCCGGCGTGACGATCCTGGTCGCGCTCGTGAGCGACATCTTCGTCGAGTCGGTGCAGCAGGCGGCCGAGGCGTTCGGGATGACGCCGGCGTTCGTGGGTTTCATCATCGTGGCGCTCGTCGGCAGCGCTTCGGCGATGCCGACGGCGTTCTCAGGCGCGCGCAAGAATCGGCTGGATCTGAGCGTCGGCATCGCACTCGGCAGCGCCTCCCAGATCGCGCTGTTTGTCGCGCCTGTGCTGGTGCTCGTGAGCTATCTGACTGGCCCGGCGCCGATGGACCTGCAGTTCTGGCCTGGCGCCGTGGTGATGATGCTCATCGCCACGATGACCGCCTCGATGGTGACCAACAGCGGGCGCTCGGCGTGGTTCGTGGGTGTCCTGCTGCTGATGGTCTATGCGATCTTTGCCATGACGCTGTACCTGTTGCCACCGCGAGTGGTATGACATCGCCTTCAGCGAACGACGATCGGCCGCCTCTTCGCGACCAGCGGCGGCCTGCCCCAAAGGGTAGTAGTCGACTTCGGCGCAGGCTCTTATAGTGCTCACAGCCGCCGATGCTCCGGCGGCTCAAATGCAACGAACATGATCACTGGCATCGCAGTGTGTTCCGTGCAGGCGGCGCTCGTCGCGGCGCTGCTCGTCCAGCGGTCGAGACGACGGCAGATGGAGCAGGCACTTCGCCCCGCCGAGGCGGCGCTACGTTCGAGTTGCACGGATGCGGAGTACCTGGCTGAACGACTGATCGCCACTCAGGAGTCGGAGCGTTCCCGCCTCGCGCGCTATCTGCACGACAACCTGGGTCAGAAACTGGCACGGTTGTGCATGGACATCCAATGTCTGGACACGTATACATCTCGATCGCCAGCAGAGATCGCGGTATCGGTGTCGCAGCTTCTCGAGTGCGCGACCGACATCACGCGCGATATGGGCTGCCTGGCGCATGACCTGCACCCGCCAAAGCTGGACATCCTCGGTCTCGCGCCCGCCCTCGGAAGCCTCTGCCGCGAGATGTTGCGCCAAGGCCAGCTGCGGATCGAGCCGCATTTTCATGGCGCTCGGGTGTGGTCTGCTCACGAGGCCGGTCGTCAACCCAACTCGCCGACCCCTGCAGGGATGACTGGCTAGAAAATGAGCGTCGCCGAACCCGTCTACGTAGCCGTCGTGGATGACGACGACAACTTCTGCCGCTCGCTCAGCAGACTGTTGCGCGCGGCGGGCATGCAGTCGATCACCTATGGCTCGGCGGAGGCCTTCCTCGCCGACACGAAACATCCGCGGTTCGACTGCCTGGTGCTCGACGTCAATCTCGGAGGCATGTCGGGTATCGAGTTAGGCCGGCGTCTCGTGGCAGAAGGCCGTTCGGCGCCCTTCATCTGCATTACCTCCCTGGACGATCCGGGAGTCCGCGCGGACGCGGAAGCGGCGGGCTGTTCTGCCTTCCTCCGGAAGACCGACGCGGGTGTGCTCGACGTCATTCGCCGCGTCGCGCTGTGAATCGCGTCGGCCGGGCCTCGCGTCGATCCTTCCCCTAAGGGCAGTAGACGGCGCATCCCGTCGTTGCTACTTTGCGTGCCGCGCCCCTCGAAACCACAGCGAAAGCCAAGGAGAACCGTTATGTCCCACAGGGAAGACGACAGAACCCGGGTGACCGGATCAACGACATCGGACCGAGCCGATGGCCGTCCGGATCCGTTTGACCCCGCCGAGCAGCGGCTGCCCGAGATTCCGACCGGCTTCGATCGCCGGAAGTTCCTCGTGCGCGGCGCCGTCATCACCGCGGCCGCCGTCATGACCGGCTGCACGAAGACGGAAACCGAAGCCAATGCCCCTCCGCCGGTTCCCGCGGCACCCGCCCAGGCCGCGCCTGCCGTGCCACTGTCCGCCGACCTGGAGGTCGTGAAGAAGTCCAAGGGACCCGTGATGACGGTGTTGGACGAGTTTTACAAAGTGGGGCCGGGTCCCTCGAGCTCGCACACGATCGGCCCGATGCGAATCACCTACGACTTCTACCAGCGGAGCACGAAGCTCCCGGCGGATCAGCTCGCGAAGGCCACCGGACTGAGAGTCAACCTGTTTGGCAGCCTCAGCGCGACGGGCAAAGGGCACGGCACCGAGCGCGCCGCACTCGCGGGATTGATCGGCAAGGAACCAGCCACGGTCGATCCGAAGTTCCTCGATAGCTTGATCACCAATCCTGACCAGACGTTCCCGGTGAAGCTTGGCGACAAGACTGTCAACGTCACGCTGAAGGACGTTATCTACGACGCGACCAAGGGGGATTTCCATCACCCGAACACCATGACGTGCAAGCTGCTGGCCGGCAATGACGTGCTGCTGGAGCAGGAGTACTACTCGGTGGGCGGCGGATTCATCGAGTGGAAAGGCTACACGCCGCCGAAGAAGAACGCGCCGAAGTACCCGTTCTCGACGATGAAAGAGTTGCGGGAGCACGCGGACAAGAACAAGTTGACGATCGCGCAGGTGATGCTGGCCAACGAGATGGCGATCCCTGGCAAGACCGAGGCGGAGGTCTGGGCCTTTGTCGACAAGATCATCAACGCGATGAACGCGACGGTGAAGTCAGGCCTTGCCGTATCGGAGGACGACGTGTTGCCCGGGCCCATCAAGCTGCACAGCAAAGCGGCGACGGTCTACAAACGCGCCATGACCCAGGAGTTCCAGGCGGACCGCGGCATTGCCGTCATTTCGGCCTACGCGCTCGCGGGCTCCGAAGAGAACGGACGTGGCCACCTCGTGATCACCGCGCCGACAGGCGGCTCCGCCGGAGTCATGCCGGCACTGGTTCACGCGCTGGGCGAAGGTGGTCGCAAGCTGTCCCAGGACAAGATTCGCGATGGCATGCTTGCGGCGGCGGCCATTGGCTACCTGTGCAAGCACAACGCGACGCTCTCGGCTGCCGAAGGCGGCTGCCAGGCGGAAATCGGCGTCGCCTCGGCAATGGCGGCGGCCATGCTCGTCACGGCATACGGCGGGGATGCCCGGGTCGTCGAGAACGCCGCAGAGTCCGCGCTGGAACATCACCTCGGCATGACGTGCGATCCGGTGGCCGGGTACGTCCAGGTTCCGTGTATCGAGCGATGCGCATTCGGCGCGGTCAAGGCATGGACGGCCTATCTGATCGCCACCAATGAGATCGCCAGCCGGCATCGGGTCGATCTGGACGCCACGATCACGGCGCTCGCTCAGACCGCCAAGG harbors:
- the cax gene encoding calcium/proton exchanger, with product MKPLLEAIQRNRLLWLLAFVPVVFAARQVNHEAHTRLFVLSVLAIVPLTVLLSQATESVAAKTGDAVGGLLNATLGNLAELVIALAALRAGQYTLVKASIAGPIVTNTLFILGASFLLGGLKHHEQEYNRVSARMQAGLLFLATVALLIPSAISHADVAAAAFSHKLSVGLAVLLIVTYGLSMLFSLRTHREWFGSVGHAEAGEAPWPMGVALTTLAGVTILVALVSDIFVESVQQAAEAFGMTPAFVGFIIVALVGSASAMPTAFSGARKNRLDLSVGIALGSASQIALFVAPVLVLVSYLTGPAPMDLQFWPGAVVMMLIATMTASMVTNSGRSAWFVGVLLLMVYAIFAMTLYLLPPRVV
- a CDS encoding histidine kinase — encoded protein: MITGIAVCSVQAALVAALLVQRSRRRQMEQALRPAEAALRSSCTDAEYLAERLIATQESERSRLARYLHDNLGQKLARLCMDIQCLDTYTSRSPAEIAVSVSQLLECATDITRDMGCLAHDLHPPKLDILGLAPALGSLCREMLRQGQLRIEPHFHGARVWSAHEAGRQPNSPTPAGMTG
- a CDS encoding response regulator, with the translated sequence MSVAEPVYVAVVDDDDNFCRSLSRLLRAAGMQSITYGSAEAFLADTKHPRFDCLVLDVNLGGMSGIELGRRLVAEGRSAPFICITSLDDPGVRADAEAAGCSAFLRKTDAGVLDVIRRVAL
- a CDS encoding L-serine ammonia-lyase encodes the protein MRGAVITAAAVMTGCTKTETEANAPPPVPAAPAQAAPAVPLSADLEVVKKSKGPVMTVLDEFYKVGPGPSSSHTIGPMRITYDFYQRSTKLPADQLAKATGLRVNLFGSLSATGKGHGTERAALAGLIGKEPATVDPKFLDSLITNPDQTFPVKLGDKTVNVTLKDVIYDATKGDFHHPNTMTCKLLAGNDVLLEQEYYSVGGGFIEWKGYTPPKKNAPKYPFSTMKELREHADKNKLTIAQVMLANEMAIPGKTEAEVWAFVDKIINAMNATVKSGLAVSEDDVLPGPIKLHSKAATVYKRAMTQEFQADRGIAVISAYALAGSEENGRGHLVITAPTGGSAGVMPALVHALGEGGRKLSQDKIRDGMLAAAAIGYLCKHNATLSAAEGGCQAEIGVASAMAAAMLVTAYGGDARVVENAAESALEHHLGMTCDPVAGYVQVPCIERCAFGAVKAWTAYLIATNEIASRHRVDLDATITALAQTAKDMNSKYKETSEAGLALSVTLC